A window of Bradyrhizobium sp. AZCC 1719 genomic DNA:
CGAGACGTCGTTCAGATCCTTGCCGGAGAAGCCGGCGCCCAGCACAAATTCTGCCGTGCCCGCCCAAACGCCGAGATCCTTCGGCAGCACGGAGGCGCAGGAAACATCGAACCGCCGCGCGGCGTCGTCGATGGCGCGGTTGGCGCGCACCAGCGCCGCCAGAAACTCTTCGGTCTCGCCGGCGCGGGCATTGCGGCGGCCGATGCGGATCTTCTGGCCCGATGGCGCGCTCGTGATCTCGAGCCCGGCCGCCCGCGCCAGCTTGATCATCGGATTGGTCTCGGGATTGTGCATCCAGCGCGCGCCGCGGTCGAACGGTACGTCGAAAGTCGAAGCGTCGGTCTGGCAGCGGCCGCCGATCTGGCTTGCCGCCTCCACCACGATCACCCTGCGGTTCGCCGCCATGATCCGCCGCGCCGCAGCAATGCCGGCCGCGCCTGCGCCGATCACCACGATGTCGGCATCCCGCGGCAAGGGCGCGGCCCCGGCACGAGCACCAGACAAAACCGGAACCGCCGCCAGGCCTGCGGACGCCGACAGAAAGGTGCGGCGGGTCAATGTCATGTCATGGTTTCCGGGACCTGAAGGACGCGAGAACAGCTAGCGAACTGTGCAGCATCTCACGTGACGCAGCAACACTCATGGTAAATCAATCATGATTGACCCGCCTCCCGCATGAACTAAATTGAAACGGCTTGCGACCATGATAAGGAAACAAAAAAAGCGGAAGAAAAGCCGCTCTGGGGGAGTTTCATGGGCGTAATGCTCGACACCATCGGCCAGTTGATTGCGGGCTACCTGCAGAAGGAAGTCCCGGGCTATGAGCCGTTCACGCCCAGCGACCCCGAACATCTGCGCGGCGTCATCGAGCCTGGCGACGTGCTGCTGGTCGAAGGCAACAACCGGATCTCCGGCATCATCAAATACCTCACGCAGTCCACCTGGTCGCACGGCGCGCTCTATGTCGGTCCGGTTGACGGCGCCACCGAGCCCGACGGCGAGCCGCATGTGCTGATCGAGGCCAATATCGGCGAGGGCGTCACCTCGGCGCCGCTGTCGAAGTATTTTCCCTATCACACCCGCATTTGCCGCCCGGTCGGCCTGTCCTACGAGGACCGCACCACGGTGTGCCGCTACGCCATCAACCGGATCGGCTTCGGCTACGACACCAAGAACATCGTCGATTTGATGCGCTATCTGATTCCGTTGCCGATACCGCAGCGATGGCGGCGGCGCATGATCGCGTTCGGCTCCGGCGATCCCACCAAGATCATCTGCTCGGCGCTGATCGCGCAGGCCTTCGACGCCGTGCGCTACCCGATCCTGCCCAAGATTACCCGCGCCGCCTCGCGAAAGGCCCGGCGCGAAATCCTGCATATCCGTGATTCCTCGCTCTACATGCCGCGCGATTTCGACATCTCGCCCTATTTCGAAGTCGTCAAACCCACCATCGTGCACGGCTTCGACTACACGGCCCTGCACTGGGCCGACAAGCAGAAGCCGCTCCCGGAGGTAGCGGGCCAATTCGGTGTGTTTCCAGAGGTCAAGTCGCCGCCGCTTGTTCCTGAAGAGATTGACGAAGAAACGCCGCTTCCGGCTGCGGCTGAAGAAGTGACTGTTGAGGAAGTCACCGTCGAAACCGCGATGATCGAGCGCATCACCGTGTCGGAACATTATCTCGCCGTCGAATATGTCCCGGTCCGCCCGCCGGAGCGCCGCATGAAGCCGCGGACATCGGAGATGACGGTGTAGAGACGAATCGTAGGGTGGGCAAAGCGAAGCGTGCCCACCATCAAAGCCAACGATCCGGAAAGATGGTGGGCACGGCGCAAGGGCGCCTTTGCCCACCCTACAATCTAAAACCTCGCAGCCAGCGTCAGTCGCACCGCCAACGGCTCTGCCGGATGCACATGACGGTCGGCGACGCCACCGATCGTCTCGCCCGGCAAGCGCGACAGGTAGTAGTACTCGATCTGGTTAGTCTTCGCGTTGAAGAGATTGAGCACGTCGAGCTGCAGCCGCAGGCCATTGTCGAACTTGTAGCCCGCGCGCGCATTGAAGATCAGCGATGATTGCGAGCGGACGCTGTCGTCCTCGATCAGGGGACGCGGGCCGAAGTAGCGTCCCCGCAGCGCGCCGAACCAGCCGGCCTCACCGCCAAATGTCACACCGCCGCTCGCGACCCATGCCGGCGCGCCCGGGATGAAATTTCCGGCCGGATCGGCATCGGTGAAGCGAGCGCGGGTGTAGGCGACATCGAAGTCGAGCCGCATCCACGGCAACATCTGATATTGGTTGGCCCATTCCACGCCGACGCGCCGGCTGGGCCGGCTGGGTTCGGTGGTGCCGGCATCGCCGACAAACAGCAGCTCGGAATCGAAATTCAGCACGAACACCGCAAGCGAGCTGGTAAGGCCTTCAATCGCTTTGGTGCGGATGCCGATCTCGGCGCCCTTCGACCGTACCAGCAGCGGCACGCGATCCTGCGGCGTCACCTTGTCGATCGGATCGACGGTGATGGTCGTCCCCCTGATATCGTTGGAGTGCAGGCCGTAGCCAGCATTGCCGTAGAACTCGGTCCGGTACCAGGGGCCCAGCACGAATCCGGCCTTCGGGCTCGCCATCGACGCCTGCGCGTTGCCGGAATTTTGCGGCGTATCGCTCGTGACACGGCCCGCAAAATAATCCTCGCGGATGCCGACCGTGGTGCGCAGCCAGTCGGTCCAGCGCGCCGTCGTGTCGGCCCACAGGCCAATGTTGCCTTCCCTCACGTTGTCCTCGCGAACGGTCGAAAGCGTCTCACGCTGCAACGTCTTGAACAGGCCGACACGGATATCATCGCTGCGCGTCTGCAGTCCGACGCGGGTCTGCGTTTCGATCCCGCCCACGCGTACATCGAAGGCGTGGCTGGCGTTAAGGCCATAGACCGTGCGCCGGTCCATCTGGCTGAACTGATCGCCATTGACGGGATCGTCGAGAAAATAGGTGAAGTTGTTGTAGAGCCGCAGCGACGAGTTGATCACATAGGCGTTGACCTTGCTCTGCCCGTATTCGCTCGACTGCGCCCAGTTACTCGACAGCGAGAACCGGCTCGAAACGCCGCCATCGGTCGGATCGAGCGTCCCGAACCGGCCGATCACGCCCTGGTCGATCGCGCGCTGCGCCACCTGGTCGGTCGAAGTCCAGCCGTTGGAATAGGCCATCGCCGACAGCGTAAAGCCATCGGTCGCGGTGCCCTGGCTGTAGCGCAACACGCCGTTGAGCTTGCGCACATTGTCGGGCACGTCCCATGGACCATTATATGCGACGCCTTCGAACGCGCTGAGCAATGTGCCTGCGCCGACCGCCGTCGATCCCGCCGCCAGCGCACGGCGATAACCGAAACTGCCGAACGTCAGCTCAGTGATGTTCTTCGGCAGCCGGTTGACATAGTCGATGGCGACAGCGCCCGCGGACGCGAAGTCGCCTTGGTCGGCGAAGTACGGTCCCTTGCGGACGCTGATCGACCGCACCAGTTCCGGAATCAGAAAATTGATATCGGCATAGCCCTGACCGTGACCATGGCTCGGCATGTTGACCGGCATGCCATCAACGCTGATGGCGAGATCGGTGCCGTGATCGAGATTGAAGCCGCGCAGAAAATACTGGTTGGCTTTGCCCTCGCCGGAATGCTGGGTCACGATCAGTCCCGGCACAACCTCCAGCGCCTCGCCGACGCGCGAGAAGGGCCGGGCGTTCAGCTCCGCGCCGCTGATTGTCGTGGCGCTGGCTGCGGTCGGTTGCAGATATGCCGGCCCTGCCGTCGCGGAGCCGGACGTCACGCCGCCGCTGGCGGGCGGCAGAACAGGTGCGCCCGGCTGAACGGCGGAGGAATTTCGGACGGCTTGTTGAGGGCGCGGCGGCTTGGCCCGGTTGCGCGGGCGCGCTTCGGGGGGATTTATTGTCACAGCAGGAAGCCGGTCAGCCCCTGCGGCAGCGACGCTCTGCGCGTCCGCCGGCGACGCCATCGCGAGCAGTGATGCGGCGGCGGAAAATGCTCCCCAAGCAGATCGACGCAACGCTCATGCCCCTGCATGATAACTGCTACAATCGGCGCGCGACCGCATCAGTTCGACTTAACCCGGCGCTTCACGCTAGCAAGCGCAGTATGATGATACAACAAGAATATCATACTGGAGCCAGAACGGAATTTTCCATGCAACGGATTACGATCACGATCGAAGACGAGCTGCTCGCCGAGATCGACGCGGCGGCGGAAGCCCGCGGCTACCAGAACCGCTCCGAGATCATCCGCGATCTCGCCCGCGCTGGCCTGCAGCAAAGCGCCGAGAACGCCACGCCATCGGGCCAGTGCGTCGCGGCGCTGGTCTACGTCTACGATCACGCCGCGCGGGATCTCTCAAAACGGCTGATACAGAATTTCCACGGCCATCACGATCTGTCGCTGGCGACGCTGCATGTGCATCTCGACGACGATAGCTGCATGGAGGTGACGGCGCTAAAGGGTGCAAGCGGCGAGGTCCGGCACCTGGCCGATCACATCATCGCCGAGCGCGGCGTGCGTTACGGACGCGTGGTGATGATCCCGACGGCCTCGGGCAAGAAGCTGCGGGCGCGCAGGCACACGCACCGGCACGACTAACACTGATCTGGATCAAGGCGCGCGGCTGGCTCGGAAGCGACAATCGCCGACCATCTCACGAGACCATTGCCGCGATGCTACCGGTCAGAGCGCCCGATCACGTCCATCAGCTCCGCGATCTTTTCACGCTGGTCGGCCTTGTTGCCGCTGGTGATGGCGTGCTCGACGCAGTGCGCCACGTGATCCCGCAGCACCTCCTCCTCAACGCGCCGCAGCGCGGCCCGGACGGCGGAGATCTGGGTGACGATGTCGATGCAGTAACGGTCCTCATCAACCATTCGTGACAGGCCGCGGACCTGGCCCTCGATCCGGCTGAGGCGCTTCTGACAGGATGCCTTGATGTCTTTTCGCATGCGGCCTATATACCCCTACAGGGTATAGGTTTCAAGTGCCGGAGATGATGATGAACAACAATGAAAACGCCGATCGAAACGGCGCGTCAAAGAGCGCCTGCTGCGGCGGGCATGGCCGCGCCAGTCACAGCCACCACGGCCATCAAGCCGCCGGTTCGGCAACCGTGCGCGATCCCGTCTGCGGCATGACCGTCGACCCCGCGACCAGCAAGCACCGCTTCGACCATCACGGCGAGACCTTTCATTTCTGCTCGGCCGGCTGCCGCACCAAATTCGCCGCCGATCCCGTCGCTTATCTCGAGAAGGACAAGAGGCCGAAGGCCGCCGTGCCGGAGGGCACGATCTACACCTGCCCGATGCACCCGGAGATCCACCAGGTCGGCCCCGGAAGCTGCCCGATCTGCGGCATGGCGCTGGAGCCGGAGGTGGCAAGCCTCGATACGCCACCCAATCCGGGACTCGCCGACATGACGCGCCGCTTCTGGATCGGCCTCGTGCTTTCGCTGCCGGCCGTCGTTCTGGAGATGGGCGGCCATCTCGTCGGCGGCCATGACTGGGTCGACCAGACGCTGTCGAACTGGATTCAGTTCGCGTTTGCCACGCCCGTCGTGCTCTGGGCGGGCTGGCCGTTCTTCGTGCGGGGCTGGCAGTCGCTGGTGACGCGCAATCTCAATATGTTCACGCTGATCGCGATGGGCACGGGCGTAGCCTATGTCTACAGCGTGATCGGCACCGTTGCGCCCGGCATCTTCCCAGCCACCTTCCGCGGCCATGGCGGTGCGGTCGCGGTCTATTTCGAAGCGGCGGCGGTCATCACCGTGCTCGTGCTGCTCGGCCAGGTGCTCGAACTCCGCGCCCGCGAAGCGACGTCAGGCGCGATCAAGGCGCTGCTGCAGCTTGCGCCGAAGACCGCCCGCCGCATCGGCGACGACGGCACGGATCATGAGGTCGAGATCGACGCGTTGGCGGTGGGCGACAAACTGCGCGTCCGGCCGGGCGAGAAGGTGCCGGTCGACGGCGTCATCCTCGAAGGCCGCTCCTCGCTCGACGAAGCGCTGGTAACGGGCGAATCCATGCCGGTCACCAAGGAGCCCGGCAGCAAGGTGATCGCCGGCACGCTCAACCAGTCCGGCGGCTTCATCATGCGCGCCGACAAAGTCGGCCGCGATACGCTGCTTTCCCAGATCGTGAAAATGGTGGCGGATGCGCAACGCTCCCGCGCGCCGATCCAGCGGCTGGCCGATCAGGTTTCCGGCTGGTTCGTGCCCGTTGTCATCGCCGTGGCGTTACTGGCGTTCGGCGCCTGGGCCTGGTTCGGACCGGAGCCGCGCGTGGCATTTGGCCTGGTCGCGGCCGTCAGCGTCCTCATCATCGCCTGCCCCTGCGCGCTCGGCCTCGCCACGCCGATGTCGATCATGGTCGGCGTCGGCCACGGCGCCCAGGCCGGCGTCCTGATCAAGAACGCCGAAGCGCTGGAGCGCATGGAGAAGGTCGACACGCTGGTGGTCGACAAAACGGGCACGCTGACCGAGGGCAAGCCGAAGGTGGTCACCATCGTGACGGCAGGCGGATTTAGCGAGAACGATATTCTGCGGCTGGCGGCGAGCGTCGAACG
This region includes:
- a CDS encoding YiiX/YebB-like N1pC/P60 family cysteine hydrolase — translated: MGVMLDTIGQLIAGYLQKEVPGYEPFTPSDPEHLRGVIEPGDVLLVEGNNRISGIIKYLTQSTWSHGALYVGPVDGATEPDGEPHVLIEANIGEGVTSAPLSKYFPYHTRICRPVGLSYEDRTTVCRYAINRIGFGYDTKNIVDLMRYLIPLPIPQRWRRRMIAFGSGDPTKIICSALIAQAFDAVRYPILPKITRAASRKARREILHIRDSSLYMPRDFDISPYFEVVKPTIVHGFDYTALHWADKQKPLPEVAGQFGVFPEVKSPPLVPEEIDEETPLPAAAEEVTVEEVTVETAMIERITVSEHYLAVEYVPVRPPERRMKPRTSEMTV
- a CDS encoding TonB-dependent receptor → MASPADAQSVAAAGADRLPAVTINPPEARPRNRAKPPRPQQAVRNSSAVQPGAPVLPPASGGVTSGSATAGPAYLQPTAASATTISGAELNARPFSRVGEALEVVPGLIVTQHSGEGKANQYFLRGFNLDHGTDLAISVDGMPVNMPSHGHGQGYADINFLIPELVRSISVRKGPYFADQGDFASAGAVAIDYVNRLPKNITELTFGSFGYRRALAAGSTAVGAGTLLSAFEGVAYNGPWDVPDNVRKLNGVLRYSQGTATDGFTLSAMAYSNGWTSTDQVAQRAIDQGVIGRFGTLDPTDGGVSSRFSLSSNWAQSSEYGQSKVNAYVINSSLRLYNNFTYFLDDPVNGDQFSQMDRRTVYGLNASHAFDVRVGGIETQTRVGLQTRSDDIRVGLFKTLQRETLSTVREDNVREGNIGLWADTTARWTDWLRTTVGIREDYFAGRVTSDTPQNSGNAQASMASPKAGFVLGPWYRTEFYGNAGYGLHSNDIRGTTITVDPIDKVTPQDRVPLLVRSKGAEIGIRTKAIEGLTSSLAVFVLNFDSELLFVGDAGTTEPSRPSRRVGVEWANQYQMLPWMRLDFDVAYTRARFTDADPAGNFIPGAPAWVASGGVTFGGEAGWFGALRGRYFGPRPLIEDDSVRSQSSLIFNARAGYKFDNGLRLQLDVLNLFNAKTNQIEYYYLSRLPGETIGGVADRHVHPAEPLAVRLTLAARF
- the nikR gene encoding nickel-responsive transcriptional regulator NikR, encoding MQRITITIEDELLAEIDAAAEARGYQNRSEIIRDLARAGLQQSAENATPSGQCVAALVYVYDHAARDLSKRLIQNFHGHHDLSLATLHVHLDDDSCMEVTALKGASGEVRHLADHIIAERGVRYGRVVMIPTASGKKLRARRHTHRHD
- a CDS encoding metal-sensitive transcriptional regulator: MRKDIKASCQKRLSRIEGQVRGLSRMVDEDRYCIDIVTQISAVRAALRRVEEEVLRDHVAHCVEHAITSGNKADQREKIAELMDVIGRSDR
- a CDS encoding heavy metal translocating P-type ATPase, giving the protein MNNNENADRNGASKSACCGGHGRASHSHHGHQAAGSATVRDPVCGMTVDPATSKHRFDHHGETFHFCSAGCRTKFAADPVAYLEKDKRPKAAVPEGTIYTCPMHPEIHQVGPGSCPICGMALEPEVASLDTPPNPGLADMTRRFWIGLVLSLPAVVLEMGGHLVGGHDWVDQTLSNWIQFAFATPVVLWAGWPFFVRGWQSLVTRNLNMFTLIAMGTGVAYVYSVIGTVAPGIFPATFRGHGGAVAVYFEAAAVITVLVLLGQVLELRAREATSGAIKALLQLAPKTARRIGDDGTDHEVEIDALAVGDKLRVRPGEKVPVDGVILEGRSSLDEALVTGESMPVTKEPGSKVIAGTLNQSGGFIMRADKVGRDTLLSQIVKMVADAQRSRAPIQRLADQVSGWFVPVVIAVALLAFGAWAWFGPEPRVAFGLVAAVSVLIIACPCALGLATPMSIMVGVGHGAQAGVLIKNAEALERMEKVDTLVVDKTGTLTEGKPKVVTIVTAGGFSENDILRLAASVERASEHPLADAIVRAAMERNLDLGKVDQFDSPTGKGATGQVDGKTIVLGNANFLRSLGIDASALNEQGERLRGDGATVINMAVDGKLAGLFAIADPVKASTPDALKALAAEGIKVIMLTGDNRTTANAVARNLGIADVEAEVLPDQKSAVVAKLQKAGKIVAMAGDGVNDAPALAAAEVGIAMGTGTDVAMESAGVTLLKGDLGGIVRARRLSQATMRNIRQNLFFAFIYNAAGIPIAAGILYPAFGLLLSPIIAAAAMALSSVSVVGNALRLRLTRL